The proteins below are encoded in one region of Cucurbita pepo subsp. pepo cultivar mu-cu-16 chromosome LG10, ASM280686v2, whole genome shotgun sequence:
- the LOC111804180 gene encoding mannosyl-oligosaccharide 1,2-alpha-mannosidase MNS3-like isoform X2, translating to MSSSLPYSVKDVHYDNAKFRQRSYLKVMTQNLLTGSRKRECLSCSTGKFLVLLLVFGLAYLFLTSTPVHVPNQVAKVSESNEKGEFKINGGINFKNLWRRAPRLPPRLPPDEKGSNTSYHIDPNMLVSESLWISRQQKVKDAFIHAWSGYKRYAMGNDELMPLSQTGTDGLGGLGATIVDALDTAMIMGASDIVSEAGSWVEKHLLDRIKEKGDPKYSVAAMKVLEHMKSLPKVEGLVPIYISPDTGDFIGETIRLGSRGDSYYEYLLKVWIQKGMRENNNFTYLHDMYDEAMKGVKHLLVRKSVPNGLVFVGELPYGSNAAFSPKMDHLVCFLPGTLALGATKGMSRDEAMRESLLSFDDLENLKLAEDLAKTCFEMYEVTSTGLAPEIAYFHTEEYSEQGLGGGNKKSKYIDDIIIKSLDRHNLLRPETVESLFVLYRITGNPKYRAWGWQIFEAFERHTKVSSGGYTSLDDVTSIPPRRRDKMETFFLGETLKYLYLLFGDSSAIPLDKYVFNSEAHPLPIEGNAPMK from the exons GTGATGACTCAGAATTTACTCACTGGTAGCAGAAAACGCGAATGTCTAAGTTGTAGCACGGGGAAGTTTCTAGTATTACTTTTGGTCTTTGGCTTGGCATATCTGTTTTTGACAAGTACTCCTGTCCATGTTCCCAATCAAGTGGCCAAAGTAAGTGAGAGTAATGAGAAAGGAGAGTTCAAGATTAATGGTGGCATCAACTTCAAGAACTTATGGAGGAGAGCTCCTAGGCTTCCTCCTCGATTACCACCGGATGAAAAAGGTAGCAATACTAGCTATCATATTGATCCAAACATGCTAGTCTCTGAGTCTTTATGGATTTCAAGGCAACAGAAAGTGAAGGATGCTTTTATCCATGCATGGTCCGGCTATAAAAGGTATGCAATGGGGAATGATGAACTCATGCCACTGAGCCAGACAGGAACGGACGGGTTAGGAGGTTTAGGTGCTACAATTGTGGATGCCCTTGACACTGCCATGATTATGGGTGCTAGTGATATTGTCTCTGAGGCAGGCTCATGGGTTGAAAAACACCTTCTGGATAGAATTAAGGAAAAAG GCGACCCAAAGTATTCAGTTGCTGCCATGAAGGTCTTAGAACACATGAAGAGCCTTCCGAAAGTGGAAGGTTTGGTTCCCATCTATATTAG CCCTGATACTGGCGATTTTATTGGAGAAACCATAAGACTGGGATCTCGAGGTGATAGCTACTATGAGTATCTACTCAAAGTGTGGATTCAGAAGGGAATGagagaaaacaataatttcaCTTATCTACATGATATGTATGATGAAGCCATGAAAGGTGTTAAGCATCTTCTTGTTCGGAAGTCTGTTCCAAATGGGTTGGTTTTTGTTGGAGAATTGCCTTATGGATCAAATGCTGCTTTTAGTCCGAAAATGGACCACCTG GTATGTTTCTTACCAGGCACCCTTGCTCTTGGTGCCACCAAGGGAATGAGCAGGGACGAAGCAATGAGAGAAAGCTTGTTGAGCTTTGACGATCTGGAAAATCTAAAACTGGCAGAGGATCTAGCAAAAACTTGCTTTGAGATGTATGAAGTAACCTCAACCGGTCTTGCCCCAGAAATAGCTTATTTCCATACTGAG GAATATTCCGAACAAGGTCTCGGTGGtggaaataaaaaatcgaAATATATCGATGACATAATAATCAAGTCACTGGATCGTCATAATCTGTTGCGGCCTGAAACAGTCGAGTCATTGTTCGTCCTGTATCGTATCACGGGCAACCCAAA GTACCGTGCATGGGGCTGGCAGATTTTTGAAGCATTCGAGAGGCATACTAAGGTTAGTAGTGGTGGATATACATCACTAGATGATGTTACTTCAATTCCGCCCCGGAGAAGGGACAAAATGGAGACATTCTTTCTGGGGGAGACTCTCAAGTATTTGTACTTACTATTTGGGGATAGTTCCGCGATTCCATTGGATAAATATGTGTTCAATTCTGAAGCACATCCGCTACCAATTGAAGGCAATGCTCCGATGAAATGA
- the LOC111804180 gene encoding mannosyl-oligosaccharide 1,2-alpha-mannosidase MNS3-like isoform X1 gives MSSSLPYSVKDVHYDNAKFRQRSYLKVMTQNLLTGSRKRECLSCSTGKFLVLLLVFGLAYLFLTSTPVHVPNQVAKVSESNEKGEFKINGGINFKNLWRRAPRLPPRLPPDEKGSNTSYHIDPNMLVSESLWISRQQKVKDAFIHAWSGYKRYAMGNDELMPLSQTGTDGLGGLGATIVDALDTAMIMGASDIVSEAGSWVEKHLLDRIKEKGQVNLFETTIRVLGGLLSAYHLRAGEYGKNFENEGPKPAVYLETAKNLADRLLSAFTSSRTSIPLSDVVLQNFSAYAAPGGLSSTSEVSTLQLEFNYLSTVSGDPKYSVAAMKVLEHMKSLPKVEGLVPIYISPDTGDFIGETIRLGSRGDSYYEYLLKVWIQKGMRENNNFTYLHDMYDEAMKGVKHLLVRKSVPNGLVFVGELPYGSNAAFSPKMDHLVCFLPGTLALGATKGMSRDEAMRESLLSFDDLENLKLAEDLAKTCFEMYEVTSTGLAPEIAYFHTEEYSEQGLGGGNKKSKYIDDIIIKSLDRHNLLRPETVESLFVLYRITGNPKYRAWGWQIFEAFERHTKVSSGGYTSLDDVTSIPPRRRDKMETFFLGETLKYLYLLFGDSSAIPLDKYVFNSEAHPLPIEGNAPMK, from the exons GTGATGACTCAGAATTTACTCACTGGTAGCAGAAAACGCGAATGTCTAAGTTGTAGCACGGGGAAGTTTCTAGTATTACTTTTGGTCTTTGGCTTGGCATATCTGTTTTTGACAAGTACTCCTGTCCATGTTCCCAATCAAGTGGCCAAAGTAAGTGAGAGTAATGAGAAAGGAGAGTTCAAGATTAATGGTGGCATCAACTTCAAGAACTTATGGAGGAGAGCTCCTAGGCTTCCTCCTCGATTACCACCGGATGAAAAAGGTAGCAATACTAGCTATCATATTGATCCAAACATGCTAGTCTCTGAGTCTTTATGGATTTCAAGGCAACAGAAAGTGAAGGATGCTTTTATCCATGCATGGTCCGGCTATAAAAGGTATGCAATGGGGAATGATGAACTCATGCCACTGAGCCAGACAGGAACGGACGGGTTAGGAGGTTTAGGTGCTACAATTGTGGATGCCCTTGACACTGCCATGATTATGGGTGCTAGTGATATTGTCTCTGAGGCAGGCTCATGGGTTGAAAAACACCTTCTGGATAGAATTAAGGAAAAAGGTCAagtcaatttatttgaaactaCCATACGTGTTTTAGGTGGTCTTCTAAGTGCATACCACTTGAGAGCAGGAGAATATGGGAAGAACTTTGAAAATGAAGGACCTAAGCCAGCTGTTTATCTAGAAACCGCTAAGAACTTGGCTGATCGTTTGCTAAGTGCTTTTACCTCCAGCCGAACCTCTATTCCTCTCTCTGATGTTGTTTTACAAAATTTCTCGGCTTATGCAGCTCCTGGTGGATTAAGTAGTACATCCGAAGTTTCTACTTTGCAGCTGGAATTTAATTATCTTAGTACTGTTTCAGGCGACCCAAAGTATTCAGTTGCTGCCATGAAGGTCTTAGAACACATGAAGAGCCTTCCGAAAGTGGAAGGTTTGGTTCCCATCTATATTAG CCCTGATACTGGCGATTTTATTGGAGAAACCATAAGACTGGGATCTCGAGGTGATAGCTACTATGAGTATCTACTCAAAGTGTGGATTCAGAAGGGAATGagagaaaacaataatttcaCTTATCTACATGATATGTATGATGAAGCCATGAAAGGTGTTAAGCATCTTCTTGTTCGGAAGTCTGTTCCAAATGGGTTGGTTTTTGTTGGAGAATTGCCTTATGGATCAAATGCTGCTTTTAGTCCGAAAATGGACCACCTG GTATGTTTCTTACCAGGCACCCTTGCTCTTGGTGCCACCAAGGGAATGAGCAGGGACGAAGCAATGAGAGAAAGCTTGTTGAGCTTTGACGATCTGGAAAATCTAAAACTGGCAGAGGATCTAGCAAAAACTTGCTTTGAGATGTATGAAGTAACCTCAACCGGTCTTGCCCCAGAAATAGCTTATTTCCATACTGAG GAATATTCCGAACAAGGTCTCGGTGGtggaaataaaaaatcgaAATATATCGATGACATAATAATCAAGTCACTGGATCGTCATAATCTGTTGCGGCCTGAAACAGTCGAGTCATTGTTCGTCCTGTATCGTATCACGGGCAACCCAAA GTACCGTGCATGGGGCTGGCAGATTTTTGAAGCATTCGAGAGGCATACTAAGGTTAGTAGTGGTGGATATACATCACTAGATGATGTTACTTCAATTCCGCCCCGGAGAAGGGACAAAATGGAGACATTCTTTCTGGGGGAGACTCTCAAGTATTTGTACTTACTATTTGGGGATAGTTCCGCGATTCCATTGGATAAATATGTGTTCAATTCTGAAGCACATCCGCTACCAATTGAAGGCAATGCTCCGATGAAATGA
- the LOC111803381 gene encoding uncharacterized protein LOC111803381 → MADSPKFRKWASLILLVFAHLASEIVAEDGLVANGDFETLPSGGFPTDGEIEGPTSIPSWTLNGTVELVESGQKQGGMILIVPEGRHAVRLGNDAEISQELKVEKGALYSVTFSAARTCAQLESLNVSVPPASQTIDLQTLYSVQGWDPYTYAFEPDDETVRLVFRNPGMEDDPTCGPIIDDIAIKKVFIPDRPKDNAVNNGDFESGPWMFRNGSLGVLIPTNLDEETSSLPGWIVESNRAVRYIDSYHFNVPQGKRAIELLSGKEGIISQMVETTPEKPYTMTFSLGQAGDKCKQPLAVMAFAGDQAQNFHYTGPDSNSSFQSVNLNFTAKADRTRIAFYSVYYNTRTDDMSSLCGPVVDDVRVWFSSSRRNGPGNWAFGVGLGLWLLAWALV, encoded by the exons ATGGCGGATAGCCCTAAATTTCGCAAATGGGCGTCTCTTATCCTGCTTGTTTTTGCTCATTTGGCTTCTGAAATCGTGGCTGAAGATG GGTTGGTGGCAAACGGGGATTTCGAAACACTCCCATCAGGCGGGTTCCCAACGGATGGAGAAATAGAAGGGCCCACCTCGATTCCAAGCTGGACACTAAACGGCACCGTTGAGCTAGTTGAGTCTGGGCAAAAACAAGGTGGGATGATCCTCATTGTACCGGAAGGAAGACACGCAGTGAGATTAGGGAACGACGCCGAAATAAGCCAAGAGCTGAAAGTGGAGAAAGGGGCACTGTATTCAGTCACCTTCAGTGCTGCTCGCACGTGCGCCCAGCTCGAGTCCCTCAACGTGTCGGTGCCACCTGCATCACAGACCATAGACCTTCAGACTTTGTACAGCGTCCAGGGGTGGGACCCTTACACTTACGCTTTCGAACCCGATGATGAAACGGTGCGTTTGGTCTTCCGCAACCCTGGCATGGAGGATGACCCCACCTGTGGCCCCATCATTGACGATATTGCTATCAAGAAAGTTTTTATTCCTGATAGACCTAAAG ACAATGCGGTGAACAATGGAGATTTCGAGTCCGGTCCATGGATGTTTAGAAACGGTTCACTGGGGGTCTTGATCCCGACTAATCTGGACGAAGAAACGTCGTCGTTGCCGGGTTGGATCGTGGAATCAAACCGGGCGGTCCGATATATCGACTCGTACCATTTCAACGTCCCACAAGGCAAACGAGCCATCGAATTGCTTTCAGGGAAAGAAGGCATAATTTCTCAAATGGTGGAAACGACCCCGGAAAAGCCGTACACCATGACGTTCTCTCTAGGCCAGGCCGGCGACAAGTGCAAGCAGCCACTTGCCGTGATGGCGTTCGCCGGAGATCAGGCTCAGAACTTCCACTACACCGGCCCCGATTCCAACTCTTCGTTTCAAAGCGTGAACCTCAACTTCACGGCCAAGGCCGACAGGACCAGGATTGCCTTCTACAGTGTTTATTACAATACAAGGACCGACGATATGAGCTCCCTCTGTGGCCCGGTCGTCGATGATGTCAGGGTTTGGTTTTCTTCCTCTCGCAGAAATGGGCCTGGAAATTGGGCTTTCGGAGTTGGACTTGGGCTTTGGTTACTTGCTTGGGCCTTGGTTTAA
- the LOC111803382 gene encoding la-related protein 6A-like, with protein MAGDEPPISSSPDVISSSVSESIPSPPRQDPAGSPSRDVPEIQSLASEDDHDQGLREHHDHEVKAAVLSEDLKRRIIKQVEYYFSDENLPTDKHLLGLIKKNKDGFVPIAIIAAFKRMKKLTQDHTFITAALRESSVLVVSPNGKKVKRLHPIPLPETRDPKVFTILVENLPEDHSEENIKRIFGAAGHIRSITVYDPHMVDKLGKSSKGDVLISNKLHALVEYESLEASEKAVATLNDEHDWRNGMRVKPLKHLSKHGQRKQHWRGHDPDKNCTGRIADQNGPDKNSSGRITDQNGDEEIQDITEHHDDVPDEEEGDHQHKDKHGHRGRNQGRTRRQKYKSVNGTGHGTTTSAHHIELSKPPPGPKMPDGTRGFTMGRGRPLTSSS; from the exons ATGGCCGGCGATGAGCCTCCGATATCGTCCTCCCCTGACGTAATCTCTTCCTCCGTCTCTGAGTCCATTCCGTCGCCTCCACGGCAAGATCCTGCCGGATCACCCAGTCGCGACGTGCCTGAGATTCAATCATTGGCTTCCGAAGACGATCATGACCAGGGACTCAGGGAGCATCACGATCACGAAGTTAAAGCCGCTGTTCTCTCTGAGGATCTGAAACGCAGGATCATTAAGCAG GTAGAGTACTACTTCAGCGATGAAAACTTACCCACCGATAAACACTTGTTgggattaataaaaaagaacaaggaTGGTTTTG TTCCCATAGCTATTATTGCTGCCTtcaagagaatgaaaaaacTTACTCAAGATCATACATTTATCACTGCTGCACTGAGGGAATCCTCTGTTCTT GTCGTAAGTCCTAATGGGAAGAAAGTCAAGCGTCTCCATCCTATTCCGTTGCCTGAGACTAGGGATCCTAAG GTATTTACTATTTTGGTAGAAAATCTACCTGAAGATCATTCAGAGGAGAATATCAAAAGAATTTTTGGAGCAGCTGGACA cATAAGAAGTATCACCGTTTACGACCCACATATGGTAGACAAATTGGGGAAAAGCAGCAAGGGTGATGTGCTGATCAGTAATAAG TTGCATGCTCTTGTAGAGTATGAGTCTCTGGAGGCATCTGAGAAGGCT GTGGCTACTTTAAATGATGAACACGATTGGAGAAATGGCATGCGGGTTAAGCCTCTCAAGCATCTG AGTAAGCATGGCCAGAGGAAGCAACACTGGAGAGGACATGATCCCGACAAGAACTGCACCGGGAGAATAGCTGATCAGAATGGTCCCGACAAGAACAGTAGTGGGCGAATAACTGATCAGAATGGGGATGAAGAAATTCAGGACATAACTGAGCATCATGATGATGTTCCTGATGAAGAG GAGGGCGATCATCAACACAAGGACAAACATGGACATAGAGGTCGAAATCAAGGACGAACTAGAAGACAAAAGTACAAGAGTGTCAATGGAACCG GTCATGGAACTACAACTTCTGCTCATCACATTGAACTTTCAAAGCCACCTCCCGGCCCGAAAATGCCTGATGGAACTCGGGGGTTCACGATGGGGCGTGGACGACCTCTAACGTCAAGCTCATAG
- the LOC111803380 gene encoding cytochrome P450 710A11-like: protein MNSLLAFLSPLLPFVASLVFLLLFLEQISYLKKKRSVPGPPLVFPFVGNAIPLVRNPARFWEIQASLAKSSGVGFSVNYIAGNFIVFIRDTELSHKIFANVRSDAMNLVGHPFGKKLFGEDNLIYMLGQKHKDLRRRIAPNFTPKALTTYTALQQIIILKHLKLWDQKSSESSPKPIPLRFLARDLNLETSQMVFVGPYLGEKVREKFRVDYNLFNVGLMKLPIDLPGTGFRNARLAVNRLVEVLADCAEKSKVKMKREEEPSCLIDFWMQDTVKELEAAAAAGEAEPVHTSNYELGLYLFDFLFAAQDASTSSLLWAVSLLDSHPEVVAKVRDEVKSIWSPESDSLISSEQLLEMKYTQAVAREVVRYRAPATVVPHVAAAEFPLTDSYTIPKGAIVFPSAYESSFQGFIEPERFDPDRFSEERQEDRIFKRNFLAFGAGSHQCVGQRYAFNQLVLFIAMFCSLLDFKRHRSDGCDEIAFNPTICPKDDCMVSISRRCPRFPNLSL, encoded by the coding sequence ATGAATTCGCTTCTGGCTTTTCTTTCGCCACTGCTTCCGTTCGTGGCCTCTCTTGTGTTTCTGCTCCTCTTTCTCGAGCAGATCTCTTATCTGAAGAAGAAGCGCTCTGTTCCTGGTCCTCCTCTCGTTTTCCCCTTCGTCGGCAACGCAATTCCTCTGGTTAGGAACCCTGCCCGTTTCTGGGAGATTCAGGCCTCTTTGGCTAAATCCTCCGGCGTTGGCTTCTCTGTCAACTACATAGCCGGAAACTTCATCGTCTTCATTCGCGACACTGAGCTCTCTCACAAGATTTTCGCCAATGTGCGTTCCGACGCTATGAACCTCGTCGGTCATCCCTTCGGGAAGAAGCTATTCGGTGAGGATAATCTGATTTACATGTTAGGCCAAAAGCACAAGGATCTGCGCCGTCGAATCGCTCCTAATTTCACGCCCAAAGCGCTCACCACATACACCGCGCTTCAGCAGATCATTATTCTAAAGCATTTGAAACTTTGGGATCAGAAGTCGTCGGAGTCCTCGCCGAAGCCGATTCCCTTGAGGTTTCTGGCTCGAGATCTTAACCTCGAAACCTCTCAGATGGTGTTCGTCGGGCCGTATTTAGGCGAAAAGGTTCGCGAGAAGTTCAGAGTCGATTACAACCTCTTCAATGTCGGCCTGATGAAACTTCCAATCGACTTGCCTGGAACAGGTTTTAGAAACGCGAGACTCGCCGTCAACCGGCTGGTGGAGGTCCTTGCCGACTGCGCTGAGAAGAGCAAGGTGAAgatgaaaagagaagaagagccGTCGTGTTTGATAGACTTTTGGATGCAGGACACCGTGAAGGAACTCGAGGCTGCAGCGGCGGCTGGCGAGGCGGAGCCTGTTCACACCAGTAACTACGAGCTCGGGCTGTATCTCTTCGATTTCCTCTTCGCCGCTCAAGACGCTTCAACTTCGTCGCTTCTGTGGGCCGTCAGTCTCCTCGACTCGCATCCCGAGGTGGTCGCCAAAGTTCGGGACGAAGTCAAATCAATCTGGTCGCCGGAATCTGACTCACTGATCTCATCAGAGCAGCTTCTGGAAATGAAGTACACTCAGGCAGTGGCCCGTGAAGTGGTCCGGTACCGCGCTCCGGCAACCGTGGTGCCGCACGTGGCGGCGGCGGAGTTCCCGTTGACCGATTCATACACGATTCCAAAAGGCGCAATCGTGTTCCCATCTGCGTACGAGTCGAGCTTCCAGGGTTTCATCGAACCGGAGCGGTTCGATCCGGACCGGTTCTCGGAGGAAAGGCAAGAGGACcgaattttcaaaagaaacttTCTGGCATTCGGTGCTGGGTCCCACCAGTGTGTTGGGCAACGGTACGCCTTCAACCAACTGGTTCTCTTCATCGCCATGTTTTGTTCGCTGCTTGATTTCAAGCGGCACAGATCTGACGGCTGTGATGAAATCGCCTTCAATCCCACTATCTGTCCCAAAGATGACTGCATGGTCTCCATCTCCCGGCGGTGCCCTCGATTCCCCAATCTCTCGCTTTAG
- the LOC111803383 gene encoding 60S ribosomal protein L18a, whose product MVTFRFHQYQVVGRALPSEADEHPKIYRMKLWATNEVRAKSKFWYFLRKLKKVKKSNGQVLAINEIFEKNPTKIKNYGIWLRYQSRTGYHNMYKEYRDTTLNGAVEAMYTEMASRHRVRSPCIQIIKTATVPAKLCKRESTKQFHDSKIKFPLVFRTVRPPTRKLKTTYKASRPNLFM is encoded by the exons ATGGTTACTTTCAGG ttcCACCAATATCAGGTTGTGGGGAGGGCTCTCCCATCCGAAGCAGATGAGCATCCCAAGATTTACCGAATGAAGCTGTGGGCGACTAATGAAGTTCGCGCCAAATCCAAATTCTG GTATTTTCTGAGGAAGCTGAAGAAAGTCAAGAAGAGCAACGGCCAGGTGCTCGCCATCAATGAG ATCTTTGAGAAGAATCCAACGAAGATCAAGAACTATGGTATTTGGTTGCGTTACCAAAGTCGCACGGGTTATCACAACATGTACAAGGAGTACCGTGATACCACCTTAAATGGAGCTGTGGAAGCAATGTACACCGAAATGGCTTCTCGCCACAGGGTCAGGTCTCCTTGCATCCAAATCATCAAGACAGCAACCGTCCCTGCTAAGCTTTGCAAGAGGGAAAGCACCAAGCAATTCCATGACTCCAAGATCAAGTTCCCCTTGGTGTTCAGGACTGTTAGGCCACCCACCAGAAAGCTGAAGACCACTTACAAGGCTTCAAGGcccaatttatttatgtaa
- the LOC111803954 gene encoding uncharacterized protein At4g18257-like, whose protein sequence is MGEEGKKKRVVVESLGWLTESSIMPKKHKAIAGVGASSIMELKAHLYKSQEESKKTKELAGPDVEFHRAKKKITPKDLLSSHNSGVEARALKDKLELKAIKDGSVSYAALEKKAAIYDKLVKGELSDEEDQEKYCVDFFRKNLEQDESQLPQHHDASEPGETDTPEDETEPSFLFNSKTTGLGRTSGIVDNNEHKRFVREVHEEVNQAREKASELKFRRQEQAAARREKLKQAYLRKQIEKLKASSNSGQT, encoded by the exons ATGGGAGAggagggaaagaagaagagggtgGTTGTAGAATCGCTGGGATGGCTGACGGAGTCTTCGATCATGCCGAAAAAGCACAAGGCCATAGCTGGTGTCGGCGCATCTTCAATCATGGAGCTCAAGGCTCACCTCTACAAGTCTCAAGAAGAGTCCAAAAAGACCAAGGAATTGGCTGGCCCCGACGTCGAGTTCCACCGtgcgaagaagaagattacTCCCAAAGACCTTCTCTCCTCCCACAATTCAGGCGTCGAGGCCCGCGCTCTCAA GGATAAACTTGAGCTGAAAGCTATTAAGGATGGATCGGTAAGCTATGCTGCACTAGAGAAGAAGGCTGCGATATATGACAAGCTAGTGAAAGGGGAACTCTCAGATGAGGAAGATCAGGAGAAGTATTGTGTGGATTTTTTCCGCAAGAATCTTGAGCAGGACGAATCACAGCTACCACAACACCATGATGCTTCTGAACCCGGAGAAACGGACACTCCAGAAGATGAGACCGAGCCATCGTTCTTGTTTAACTCAAAGACAACAGGACTTGGGAGGACGTCTGGAATAGTGGACAACAACGAGCATAAGCGCTTTGTGAG GGAGGTTCATGAAGAAGTAAATCAAGCAAGAGAGAAGGCGTCCGAGCTGAAATTTCGTAGACAAGAGCAGGCCGCAGCACGTCGTGAGAAATTGAAACAGGCATATCTCCGTAAACAAATAGAGAAGTTGAAGGCTTCATCAAATTCAGGACAAACGTAA
- the LOC111803953 gene encoding uncharacterized protein At2g34460, chloroplastic-like, whose protein sequence is MAFLSLPNTITSSFFQSNSQRLHFCPLCKSFLAVSSSSKKFASISILNSYKMEGNEITEEVAEKQSEDNLNVKKKIFVAGASGSTGKRIVEQLLARGFAVKAGVRDVSKAKTTLSPGNPDLQIVRADVTEGSAKLAEAIGSDSEAVICATGFRRGWDLFAPWKVDNFGTVNLVQACRELGINRFILISSILVNGAAMGQILNPAYIFLNVLGLTLIAKLQAEKHIRKSGINYTIIRPGGLKNEPPTGNLVMTAEDTLYEGSISRDLVAEVAVEALVHSQASYKVVEIVSRADAPKRSYEDLFGSIKQR, encoded by the exons ATGgcctttctttcccttcccAACACCATcacttcttccttcttccaatCGAACTCTCAACGTCTCCATTTCTGTCCTCTCTGCAAATCCTTTCTCGCCgtttcctcctcctccaagAAGTTCGCCTCCATCTCCATTCTCAACTCCTACAAG atggaaggaaatgaaattacGGAAGAAGTTGCAGAGAAACAAAGCGAGGACAATTtaaatgtgaagaaaaagatttttgtggCTGGTGCATCCGGTAGTACTGGAAAAAGGATTGTGGAGCAGTTGCTGGCAAGGGGCTTCGCAGTCAAGGCCGGGGTTCGAGACGTAAGTAAGGCTAAAACTACTCTCTCCCCAGGCAATCCAGATCTTCAAATT GTAAGAGCGGATGTGACTGAAGGCTCTGCAAAGTTGGCAGAAGCCATAGGTTCCGATTCTGAAGCTGTAATTTGTGCTACGGGGTTTCGCCGAGGATGGGACTTATTTGCGCCATGGAAG GTTGACAATTTTGGCACTGTAAACCTTGTTCAAGCATGCCGTGAGTTGGGCATAAACAGGTTTATTCTGATCAGTTCCATTTTAGTCAATGGAGCTGCAATGGGACAGATTCTCAACCCAGcttatatctttttaaatgttttgggGCTCACCTTGATTGCAAAGCTTCAGGCGGAGAAGCACATCAGGAAATCGGGTATTAACTACACAATAATAAGGCCTGGAGGCTTGAAAAATGAGCCTCCTACCGGAAATTTAGTCATGACAGCAGAA GATACTCTTTATGAAGGAAGCATATCAAGAGATTTAGTTGCAGAAGTAGCTGTTGAGGCATTGGTTCATTCCCAAGCCTCTTACAAGGTTGTTGAAATTGTCTCTCGAGCCGATGCGCCAAAGCGTTCGTATGAGGATCTCTTTGGCTCCATAAAGCAGAGGTAG